Proteins found in one Zea mays cultivar B73 chromosome 1, Zm-B73-REFERENCE-NAM-5.0, whole genome shotgun sequence genomic segment:
- the LOC732723 gene encoding retinoblastoma-related protein 3 isoform X1 has protein sequence MEGFAKPSTSSGSGVTVRASVAAASIEERFADLCKAKLGLDESTTRQAMQLLKETNNILKSSMSSLGGGSPEEIERFWSACVLYCVSRLSKAGRSKEDGSVSLCQILRASKLNIVDFFKEMPQFCIKVAHILTGLYGSDWEKRLELKELQANVVHLSLLSSYYKRAYQELFLSNDGKSSDNSSESNNQEASDYYRFGWLLFLVLRIQTFSRFKDLVTSTNELVSVLAVLIIHVPVRLRNFDIKDSSYFGKKSDRGVSLIASLCEKHHTSEDELSKALEKTNTLIMDILKKKPCPATSACQQDNLSFIDPEGLTVFKDLLQGDSLKPSLIILEKEYENAINTKGELDERMFANDEDSLLGSGSLSGGAINLPGTKRKYDVMASPAKSISSPNPMSPPRFCLSPKGNGFCNSKMAPSTPVSTAMTTAKWLRNTVSPLPSRPSGELLRFFSACDKDLTDDIAHRAGIILGAIFTSSSFGERICTSMRSASRMDAIWTEQRKMEALKLYYRVLESMCRAESQILSGNNLTSLLSNERFHRCMIACSAELVLATHKTVTMMFPAVLEKTGITAFDLSKVIEGFVRHEDTLPRELKRHLNSLEERLLESMAWEKGSSMYNSLIVARPALSVEISRLGLLAEPMPSLDAIAAHHNISLGGLPPLPFQKQERLQDKDEVRSPKRACTERRNVLVDSNSLRSPVKDIIKPKLPPLQSAFASPTRPNPAAGGETCAETGIGVFFSKISKLAAIRIRSLCERLQLPQQVLERVYSLVQQILSQQTGLFFNRHIDQIILCSIYGVAKISQLELSFKEIIFGYRKQPQCKPQVFRSVYVHWPPRSRNGKTGEDHVDIITFYNEVFIPAVKSLLVEVGPGASASPKKKEEEKGPADVGPFPESPRLARFPNLPDMSPKKVSATHNVYVSPLRSSKMDTLLSPSSKSYYACVGESTYAFQSPSKDLKAINNRLNSVSGGKKVSGRLNFDVVSDLVVASSLGSDRDAKPAADPAKTTPVKCEPSDS, from the exons ATGGAGGGGTTCGCCAAGCCGTCCACGAGCTCGGGGTCTGGGGTCACGGTTAGGGCCTCCGTCGCCGCGGCCTCCATAGAGGAGAGGTTCGCCGATCTGTGCAAG GCCAAGCTGGGACTGGACGAGAGCACGACGAGGCAGGCAATGCAGCTCTTGAAGGAGACCAATAACATTCTCAAGTCCAGCATGTCTTCCTTGGGCGGCGGATCG CCCGAGGAGATCGAGAGGTTCTGGTCTGCCTGTGTTCTGTACTGTGTGTCAAGGCTCAGTAAAGCGGGGAGGTCGAAGGAAGATGGCAGTGTCTCACTTTGCCAGATTCTGAGGGCATCTAAGCTGAA CATTGTGGATTTTTTCAAGGAGATGCCACAGTTCTGCATAAAGGTTGCACACATTTTGACTGGCCTATATGGTTCAGATTGGGAAAAAAGGCTTGAG TTGAAGGAACTGCAAGCGAATGTTGTCCATTTAAGCTTGCTAAGCAG TTACTACAAACGTGCATACCAGGAGCTATTCTTGTCAAATGATGGCAAGAGTTCAGACAATTCTTCAGAATCAAATAACCAAGAGGCTTCTGATTATTATCGCTTTGGATGGTTGCTCTTTTTAGTCCTAAGAATCCAAACATTCAGCAGATTCAAGGATCTTGTGACATCCACGAACGAACTGGTTTCTGTGTTG GCTGTACTTATCATTCATGTTCCTGTGCGACTAAGGAATTTCGATATAAAGGATTCATCCTACTTTG GTAAGAAGTCAGATAGGGGAGTCAGTCTTATTGCTTCTCTTTGTGAAAAACATCATACCTCAGAAGATGAGTTGAGCAAAGCACTGGAGAAGACAAATACTCTCATAATGGATATTCTGAAAAAGAAGCCATGCCCAGCTACTTCAGCATGCCAACAGGATAATTTGTCTTTCATCGATCCAG AAGGCTTGACAGTTTTTAAGGATTTGCTTCAGGGAGACTCATTGAAACCAAGTCTGATAATCCTGGAAAAGGAATATGAAAATGCAATTAACACAAAAGGTGAGCTAGATGAGCGCATGTTTGCTAATGATGAGGACAGTTTACTTGGTAGTGGAAGCCTTTCAGGTGGAGCCATTAATTTACCAGGCACAAAG AGAAAGTATGATGTTATGGCCTCACCTGCAAAATCAATATCAAGCCCAAATCCAATGTCTCCTCCACGCTTTTGTCTATCTCCTAAAGGAAACGGCTTTTGCAACTCAAAGATGGCTCCTAGCACTCCAGTGAGCACAGCCATGACAACTGCCAAGTGGCTTCGGAATACAGTATCTCCCCTTCCATCAAGACCTTCTGGGGAACTGTTGCGCTTCTTCTCGGCCTGTGACAAGGATCTAACAGATGACATTGCACACAGAGCTGGGATTATACTTGGAGCCATATTCACGAGCAGTTCTTTTGGTGAACGAATCTGTACTAGTATGCGAAGCGCAAGTAGGATGGATGCTATCTGGACAGAGCAAAGAAAAATGGAAGCTCTTAAGCTATATTATAGGGTCCTCGAATCTATGTGTAGGGCAGAGTCACAGATCTTGAGTGGGAACAATCTTACATCACTTTTGTCTAATGAACGTTTCCATCGGTGTATGATTGCATGTTCTGCGGAGTTAGTTCTTGCAACTCACAAGACTGTCACTATGATGTTCCCAGCTGTGCTGGAGAAGACTGGCATTACAGCATTTGACTTGAGTAAAGTCATAGAGGGTTTTGTTCGGCATGAAGATACACTCCCAAGAGAGTTAAAGCGCCATCTGAATTCTCTTGAGGAACGGCTTCTGGAAAGCATGGCATGGGAGAAAGGGTCATCAATGTACAATTCCTTAATCGTTGCGAGGCCGGCACTGTCTGTAGAAATAAGCCGGTTAGGTTTACTGGCTGAACCAATGCCATCGCTTGATGCAATTGCAGCACATCATAACATCTCATTGGGTGGCCTGCCACCTCTTCCCTTCCAGAAACAGGAGCGTTTGCAAG ACAAAGATGAAGTCAGGTCTCCCAAAAGGGCATGCACTGAGAGGAGAAACGTGCTGGTGGACAGCAATTCATTGCGGTCACCAGTGAAGGATATTATTAAACCAAAGTTACCACCTCTCCAATCAGCTTTTGCAAG TCCAACAAGGCCGAATCCTGCAGCGGGAGGCGAAACGTGTGCAGAGACAGGAATAGGCGTGTTCTTTAGCAAG ATATCGAAGCTCGCAGCCATTAGAATCAGAAGTCTCTGTGAAAGACTGCAGCTTCCCCAGCAAGTTCTGGAACGGGTGTATTCCCTTGTGCAGCAAATCCTTAGCCAACAGACTGGCCTTTTCTTCAACAGGCACATTGACCAGATCATACTATGCAGCATATATGGAGTTGCCAAG ATCTCTCAACTGGAACTTTCATTCAAGGAGATTATTTTCGGCTACAGGAAACAACCTCAGTGCAAGCCACAAGTTTTCCGAAGCGTCTATGTTCATTGGCCCCCAAGAAGCCGTAACGGG AAAACAGGAGAAGACCACGTCGACATCATCACTTTCTACAACGAAGTATTCATTCCTGCCGTCAAGTCCTTGTTGGTGGAGGTAGGGCCTGGCGCCAGCGCCAGTCCAAAGAAgaaagaagaggaaaaaggtCCTGCTGATG TAGGTCCATTCCCAGAATCTCCCCGGCTGGCTCGGTTCCCGAACCTCCCCGACATGTCTCCAAAGAAGGTTTCTGCTACCCATAACGTGTACGTCTCACCGCTACGGTCATCGAAG ATGGACACTCTTCTGTCCCCGAGCTCCAAGAGCTACTACGCGTGCGTCGGCGAGAGCACCTACGCGTTCCAGAGCCCCTCCAAGGACCTGAAGGCTATCAACAACCGCCTAAACAG TGTGTCCGGCGGGAAGAAAGTCAGCGGCCGGCTGAACTTCGACGTCGTCAGCGATCTGGTCGTGGCCAGTAGCCTCGGCAGTGACCGTGACGCCAAGCCTGCGGCCGATCCTGCCAAGACGACGCCGGTGAAGTGCGAGCCATCTGACTCGTGA
- the LOC732723 gene encoding retinoblastoma-related protein 3 isoform X3, whose amino-acid sequence MEGFAKPSTSSGSGVTVRASVAAASIEERFADLCKAKLGLDESTTRQAMQLLKETNNILKSSMSSLGGGSPEEIERFWSACVLYCVSRLSKAGRSKEDGSVSLCQILRASKLNIVDFFKEMPQFCIKVAHILTGLYGSDWEKRLELKELQANVVHLSLLSSYYKRAYQELFLSNDGKSSDNSSESNNQEASDYYRFGWLLFLVLRIQTFSRFKDLVTSTNELVSVLAVLIIHVPVRLRNFDIKDSSYFGKKSDRGVSLIASLCEKHHTSEDELSKALEKTNTLIMDILKKKPCPATSACQQDNLSFIDPEGLTVFKDLLQGDSLKPSLIILEKEYENAINTKGELDERMFANDEDSLLGSGSLSGGAINLPGTKRKYDVMASPAKSISSPNPMSPPRFCLSPKGNGFCNSKMAPSTPVSTAMTTAKWLRNTVSPLPSRPSGELLRFFSACDKDLTDDIAHRAGIILGAIFTSSSFGERICTSMRSASRMDAIWTEQRKMEALKLYYRVLESMCRAESQILSGNNLTSLLSNERFHRCMIACSAELVLATHKTVTMMFPAVLEKTGITAFDLSKVIEGFVRHEDTLPRELKRHLNSLEERLLESMAWEKGSSMYNSLIVARPALSVEISRLGLLAEPMPSLDAIAAHHNISLGGLPPLPFQKQERLQDKDEVRSPKRACTERRNVLVDSNSLRSPVKDIIKPKLPPLQSAFASPTRPNPAAGGETCAETGIGVFFSKISKLAAIRIRSLCERLQLPQQVLERVYSLVQQILSQQTGLFFNRHIDQIILCSIYGVAKISQLELSFKEIIFGYRKQPQCKPQVFRSVYVHWPPRSRNGKTGEDHVDIITFYNEVFIPAVKSLLVEVGPGASASPKKKEEEKGPADGPFPESPRLARFPNLPDMSPKKVSATHNVYVSPLRSSKMDTLLSPSSKSYYACVGESTYAFQSPSKDLKAINNRLNSVSGGKKVSGRLNFDVVSDLVVASSLGSDRDAKPAADPAKTTPVKCEPSDS is encoded by the exons ATGGAGGGGTTCGCCAAGCCGTCCACGAGCTCGGGGTCTGGGGTCACGGTTAGGGCCTCCGTCGCCGCGGCCTCCATAGAGGAGAGGTTCGCCGATCTGTGCAAG GCCAAGCTGGGACTGGACGAGAGCACGACGAGGCAGGCAATGCAGCTCTTGAAGGAGACCAATAACATTCTCAAGTCCAGCATGTCTTCCTTGGGCGGCGGATCG CCCGAGGAGATCGAGAGGTTCTGGTCTGCCTGTGTTCTGTACTGTGTGTCAAGGCTCAGTAAAGCGGGGAGGTCGAAGGAAGATGGCAGTGTCTCACTTTGCCAGATTCTGAGGGCATCTAAGCTGAA CATTGTGGATTTTTTCAAGGAGATGCCACAGTTCTGCATAAAGGTTGCACACATTTTGACTGGCCTATATGGTTCAGATTGGGAAAAAAGGCTTGAG TTGAAGGAACTGCAAGCGAATGTTGTCCATTTAAGCTTGCTAAGCAG TTACTACAAACGTGCATACCAGGAGCTATTCTTGTCAAATGATGGCAAGAGTTCAGACAATTCTTCAGAATCAAATAACCAAGAGGCTTCTGATTATTATCGCTTTGGATGGTTGCTCTTTTTAGTCCTAAGAATCCAAACATTCAGCAGATTCAAGGATCTTGTGACATCCACGAACGAACTGGTTTCTGTGTTG GCTGTACTTATCATTCATGTTCCTGTGCGACTAAGGAATTTCGATATAAAGGATTCATCCTACTTTG GTAAGAAGTCAGATAGGGGAGTCAGTCTTATTGCTTCTCTTTGTGAAAAACATCATACCTCAGAAGATGAGTTGAGCAAAGCACTGGAGAAGACAAATACTCTCATAATGGATATTCTGAAAAAGAAGCCATGCCCAGCTACTTCAGCATGCCAACAGGATAATTTGTCTTTCATCGATCCAG AAGGCTTGACAGTTTTTAAGGATTTGCTTCAGGGAGACTCATTGAAACCAAGTCTGATAATCCTGGAAAAGGAATATGAAAATGCAATTAACACAAAAGGTGAGCTAGATGAGCGCATGTTTGCTAATGATGAGGACAGTTTACTTGGTAGTGGAAGCCTTTCAGGTGGAGCCATTAATTTACCAGGCACAAAG AGAAAGTATGATGTTATGGCCTCACCTGCAAAATCAATATCAAGCCCAAATCCAATGTCTCCTCCACGCTTTTGTCTATCTCCTAAAGGAAACGGCTTTTGCAACTCAAAGATGGCTCCTAGCACTCCAGTGAGCACAGCCATGACAACTGCCAAGTGGCTTCGGAATACAGTATCTCCCCTTCCATCAAGACCTTCTGGGGAACTGTTGCGCTTCTTCTCGGCCTGTGACAAGGATCTAACAGATGACATTGCACACAGAGCTGGGATTATACTTGGAGCCATATTCACGAGCAGTTCTTTTGGTGAACGAATCTGTACTAGTATGCGAAGCGCAAGTAGGATGGATGCTATCTGGACAGAGCAAAGAAAAATGGAAGCTCTTAAGCTATATTATAGGGTCCTCGAATCTATGTGTAGGGCAGAGTCACAGATCTTGAGTGGGAACAATCTTACATCACTTTTGTCTAATGAACGTTTCCATCGGTGTATGATTGCATGTTCTGCGGAGTTAGTTCTTGCAACTCACAAGACTGTCACTATGATGTTCCCAGCTGTGCTGGAGAAGACTGGCATTACAGCATTTGACTTGAGTAAAGTCATAGAGGGTTTTGTTCGGCATGAAGATACACTCCCAAGAGAGTTAAAGCGCCATCTGAATTCTCTTGAGGAACGGCTTCTGGAAAGCATGGCATGGGAGAAAGGGTCATCAATGTACAATTCCTTAATCGTTGCGAGGCCGGCACTGTCTGTAGAAATAAGCCGGTTAGGTTTACTGGCTGAACCAATGCCATCGCTTGATGCAATTGCAGCACATCATAACATCTCATTGGGTGGCCTGCCACCTCTTCCCTTCCAGAAACAGGAGCGTTTGCAAG ACAAAGATGAAGTCAGGTCTCCCAAAAGGGCATGCACTGAGAGGAGAAACGTGCTGGTGGACAGCAATTCATTGCGGTCACCAGTGAAGGATATTATTAAACCAAAGTTACCACCTCTCCAATCAGCTTTTGCAAG TCCAACAAGGCCGAATCCTGCAGCGGGAGGCGAAACGTGTGCAGAGACAGGAATAGGCGTGTTCTTTAGCAAG ATATCGAAGCTCGCAGCCATTAGAATCAGAAGTCTCTGTGAAAGACTGCAGCTTCCCCAGCAAGTTCTGGAACGGGTGTATTCCCTTGTGCAGCAAATCCTTAGCCAACAGACTGGCCTTTTCTTCAACAGGCACATTGACCAGATCATACTATGCAGCATATATGGAGTTGCCAAG ATCTCTCAACTGGAACTTTCATTCAAGGAGATTATTTTCGGCTACAGGAAACAACCTCAGTGCAAGCCACAAGTTTTCCGAAGCGTCTATGTTCATTGGCCCCCAAGAAGCCGTAACGGG AAAACAGGAGAAGACCACGTCGACATCATCACTTTCTACAACGAAGTATTCATTCCTGCCGTCAAGTCCTTGTTGGTGGAGGTAGGGCCTGGCGCCAGCGCCAGTCCAAAGAAgaaagaagaggaaaaaggtCCTGCTGATG GTCCATTCCCAGAATCTCCCCGGCTGGCTCGGTTCCCGAACCTCCCCGACATGTCTCCAAAGAAGGTTTCTGCTACCCATAACGTGTACGTCTCACCGCTACGGTCATCGAAG ATGGACACTCTTCTGTCCCCGAGCTCCAAGAGCTACTACGCGTGCGTCGGCGAGAGCACCTACGCGTTCCAGAGCCCCTCCAAGGACCTGAAGGCTATCAACAACCGCCTAAACAG TGTGTCCGGCGGGAAGAAAGTCAGCGGCCGGCTGAACTTCGACGTCGTCAGCGATCTGGTCGTGGCCAGTAGCCTCGGCAGTGACCGTGACGCCAAGCCTGCGGCCGATCCTGCCAAGACGACGCCGGTGAAGTGCGAGCCATCTGACTCGTGA
- the LOC732723 gene encoding retinoblastoma-related protein 3 isoform X2, producing MEGFAKPSTSSGSGVTVRASVAAASIEERFADLCKAKLGLDESTTRQAMQLLKETNNILKSSMSSLGGGSPEEIERFWSACVLYCVSRLSKAGRSKEDGSVSLCQILRASKLNIVDFFKEMPQFCIKVAHILTGLYGSDWEKRLELKELQANVVHLSLLSSYYKRAYQELFLSNDGKSSDNSSESNNQEASDYYRFGWLLFLVLRIQTFSRFKDLVTSTNELVSVLAVLIIHVPVRLRNFDIKDSSYFGKKSDRGVSLIASLCEKHHTSEDELSKALEKTNTLIMDILKKKPCPATSACQQDNLSFIDPGLTVFKDLLQGDSLKPSLIILEKEYENAINTKGELDERMFANDEDSLLGSGSLSGGAINLPGTKRKYDVMASPAKSISSPNPMSPPRFCLSPKGNGFCNSKMAPSTPVSTAMTTAKWLRNTVSPLPSRPSGELLRFFSACDKDLTDDIAHRAGIILGAIFTSSSFGERICTSMRSASRMDAIWTEQRKMEALKLYYRVLESMCRAESQILSGNNLTSLLSNERFHRCMIACSAELVLATHKTVTMMFPAVLEKTGITAFDLSKVIEGFVRHEDTLPRELKRHLNSLEERLLESMAWEKGSSMYNSLIVARPALSVEISRLGLLAEPMPSLDAIAAHHNISLGGLPPLPFQKQERLQDKDEVRSPKRACTERRNVLVDSNSLRSPVKDIIKPKLPPLQSAFASPTRPNPAAGGETCAETGIGVFFSKISKLAAIRIRSLCERLQLPQQVLERVYSLVQQILSQQTGLFFNRHIDQIILCSIYGVAKISQLELSFKEIIFGYRKQPQCKPQVFRSVYVHWPPRSRNGKTGEDHVDIITFYNEVFIPAVKSLLVEVGPGASASPKKKEEEKGPADVGPFPESPRLARFPNLPDMSPKKVSATHNVYVSPLRSSKMDTLLSPSSKSYYACVGESTYAFQSPSKDLKAINNRLNSVSGGKKVSGRLNFDVVSDLVVASSLGSDRDAKPAADPAKTTPVKCEPSDS from the exons ATGGAGGGGTTCGCCAAGCCGTCCACGAGCTCGGGGTCTGGGGTCACGGTTAGGGCCTCCGTCGCCGCGGCCTCCATAGAGGAGAGGTTCGCCGATCTGTGCAAG GCCAAGCTGGGACTGGACGAGAGCACGACGAGGCAGGCAATGCAGCTCTTGAAGGAGACCAATAACATTCTCAAGTCCAGCATGTCTTCCTTGGGCGGCGGATCG CCCGAGGAGATCGAGAGGTTCTGGTCTGCCTGTGTTCTGTACTGTGTGTCAAGGCTCAGTAAAGCGGGGAGGTCGAAGGAAGATGGCAGTGTCTCACTTTGCCAGATTCTGAGGGCATCTAAGCTGAA CATTGTGGATTTTTTCAAGGAGATGCCACAGTTCTGCATAAAGGTTGCACACATTTTGACTGGCCTATATGGTTCAGATTGGGAAAAAAGGCTTGAG TTGAAGGAACTGCAAGCGAATGTTGTCCATTTAAGCTTGCTAAGCAG TTACTACAAACGTGCATACCAGGAGCTATTCTTGTCAAATGATGGCAAGAGTTCAGACAATTCTTCAGAATCAAATAACCAAGAGGCTTCTGATTATTATCGCTTTGGATGGTTGCTCTTTTTAGTCCTAAGAATCCAAACATTCAGCAGATTCAAGGATCTTGTGACATCCACGAACGAACTGGTTTCTGTGTTG GCTGTACTTATCATTCATGTTCCTGTGCGACTAAGGAATTTCGATATAAAGGATTCATCCTACTTTG GTAAGAAGTCAGATAGGGGAGTCAGTCTTATTGCTTCTCTTTGTGAAAAACATCATACCTCAGAAGATGAGTTGAGCAAAGCACTGGAGAAGACAAATACTCTCATAATGGATATTCTGAAAAAGAAGCCATGCCCAGCTACTTCAGCATGCCAACAGGATAATTTGTCTTTCATCGATCCAG GCTTGACAGTTTTTAAGGATTTGCTTCAGGGAGACTCATTGAAACCAAGTCTGATAATCCTGGAAAAGGAATATGAAAATGCAATTAACACAAAAGGTGAGCTAGATGAGCGCATGTTTGCTAATGATGAGGACAGTTTACTTGGTAGTGGAAGCCTTTCAGGTGGAGCCATTAATTTACCAGGCACAAAG AGAAAGTATGATGTTATGGCCTCACCTGCAAAATCAATATCAAGCCCAAATCCAATGTCTCCTCCACGCTTTTGTCTATCTCCTAAAGGAAACGGCTTTTGCAACTCAAAGATGGCTCCTAGCACTCCAGTGAGCACAGCCATGACAACTGCCAAGTGGCTTCGGAATACAGTATCTCCCCTTCCATCAAGACCTTCTGGGGAACTGTTGCGCTTCTTCTCGGCCTGTGACAAGGATCTAACAGATGACATTGCACACAGAGCTGGGATTATACTTGGAGCCATATTCACGAGCAGTTCTTTTGGTGAACGAATCTGTACTAGTATGCGAAGCGCAAGTAGGATGGATGCTATCTGGACAGAGCAAAGAAAAATGGAAGCTCTTAAGCTATATTATAGGGTCCTCGAATCTATGTGTAGGGCAGAGTCACAGATCTTGAGTGGGAACAATCTTACATCACTTTTGTCTAATGAACGTTTCCATCGGTGTATGATTGCATGTTCTGCGGAGTTAGTTCTTGCAACTCACAAGACTGTCACTATGATGTTCCCAGCTGTGCTGGAGAAGACTGGCATTACAGCATTTGACTTGAGTAAAGTCATAGAGGGTTTTGTTCGGCATGAAGATACACTCCCAAGAGAGTTAAAGCGCCATCTGAATTCTCTTGAGGAACGGCTTCTGGAAAGCATGGCATGGGAGAAAGGGTCATCAATGTACAATTCCTTAATCGTTGCGAGGCCGGCACTGTCTGTAGAAATAAGCCGGTTAGGTTTACTGGCTGAACCAATGCCATCGCTTGATGCAATTGCAGCACATCATAACATCTCATTGGGTGGCCTGCCACCTCTTCCCTTCCAGAAACAGGAGCGTTTGCAAG ACAAAGATGAAGTCAGGTCTCCCAAAAGGGCATGCACTGAGAGGAGAAACGTGCTGGTGGACAGCAATTCATTGCGGTCACCAGTGAAGGATATTATTAAACCAAAGTTACCACCTCTCCAATCAGCTTTTGCAAG TCCAACAAGGCCGAATCCTGCAGCGGGAGGCGAAACGTGTGCAGAGACAGGAATAGGCGTGTTCTTTAGCAAG ATATCGAAGCTCGCAGCCATTAGAATCAGAAGTCTCTGTGAAAGACTGCAGCTTCCCCAGCAAGTTCTGGAACGGGTGTATTCCCTTGTGCAGCAAATCCTTAGCCAACAGACTGGCCTTTTCTTCAACAGGCACATTGACCAGATCATACTATGCAGCATATATGGAGTTGCCAAG ATCTCTCAACTGGAACTTTCATTCAAGGAGATTATTTTCGGCTACAGGAAACAACCTCAGTGCAAGCCACAAGTTTTCCGAAGCGTCTATGTTCATTGGCCCCCAAGAAGCCGTAACGGG AAAACAGGAGAAGACCACGTCGACATCATCACTTTCTACAACGAAGTATTCATTCCTGCCGTCAAGTCCTTGTTGGTGGAGGTAGGGCCTGGCGCCAGCGCCAGTCCAAAGAAgaaagaagaggaaaaaggtCCTGCTGATG TAGGTCCATTCCCAGAATCTCCCCGGCTGGCTCGGTTCCCGAACCTCCCCGACATGTCTCCAAAGAAGGTTTCTGCTACCCATAACGTGTACGTCTCACCGCTACGGTCATCGAAG ATGGACACTCTTCTGTCCCCGAGCTCCAAGAGCTACTACGCGTGCGTCGGCGAGAGCACCTACGCGTTCCAGAGCCCCTCCAAGGACCTGAAGGCTATCAACAACCGCCTAAACAG TGTGTCCGGCGGGAAGAAAGTCAGCGGCCGGCTGAACTTCGACGTCGTCAGCGATCTGGTCGTGGCCAGTAGCCTCGGCAGTGACCGTGACGCCAAGCCTGCGGCCGATCCTGCCAAGACGACGCCGGTGAAGTGCGAGCCATCTGACTCGTGA